The genomic region TCGGCCAGCGACAGCATGAAATCGTCTGTCGTACAGGAGCAGATCGCCCAGGGTGCCGAGATGCGGCCACTGGGGCCACCGGGGTTCCTGTTCCTCGACCCACCGGACCACACCCGGCTGCGCGGCCTCGTCAGCAAGGCCTTCGTGCCGCGGGTTGTCAACGCGCTGGAACCCGATATCACCGCGTTGGTCGACGGACTGCTGGACGCCATCGAGCGCCGGGGCTCCTTCGACGTGATCGCCGATCTGGCGTACCCGCTCCCGGTCGCGGTGATCTGCCGACTGCTCGGCGTGCCGATCGAGGACGAGCCCGAGTTCAGCCGCGCCTCGGCGCTGCTGGCCCAGGGGCTCGACCCGTTCAGCACCCTGAACAGTGAGGATCCCGAGCGTGCCGAGAAGCGCCAGGAGGCGGGCCGGTGGCTGCGCGAGTACCTGCGTGGTCTTATCGATGTGCGGCGCGGTGCGCTCCGCGAGGACCTGATCTCGGGTCTGATCGCCGCGGAAGAGGGCGGTGACCAGCTCACCGAGGAGGAGATCGTCGCGACGTGCAACCTGCTGCTGATCGCGGGGCATGAGACCACGGTCAACCTGATCGCGAATGCCATGCTGGCGATGCTGCGAGAACCGTCGCTGTGGCGTGCACTGGCGAGCGACCCGAGCCGGGCGGGGGCGGTGGTCGAGGAGACGATGCGGTACGACCCTCCGGTGCAGCTCGTCATGCGAATCGCCAGCGAGGATATGACGATCGGGAGTGTGGACATTCCGAAGGGCGACAGCATGCTGCTGCTGATCGCCGCGTCACACCGCGATCCCGCGGTGGCCGAGCGGCCGGGTGAGTTCGATCCCGACCGAGCGACCATT from Mycolicibacterium sp. YH-1 harbors:
- a CDS encoding cytochrome P450, with product MTTTAEAQTLVMQLLDPSARANPYPLYEQIREHGPLHMPDSRLTVFSSFADCDEVLRHPASASDSMKSSVVQEQIAQGAEMRPLGPPGFLFLDPPDHTRLRGLVSKAFVPRVVNALEPDITALVDGLLDAIERRGSFDVIADLAYPLPVAVICRLLGVPIEDEPEFSRASALLAQGLDPFSTLNSEDPERAEKRQEAGRWLREYLRGLIDVRRGALREDLISGLIAAEEGGDQLTEEEIVATCNLLLIAGHETTVNLIANAMLAMLREPSLWRALASDPSRAGAVVEETMRYDPPVQLVMRIASEDMTIGSVDIPKGDSMLLLIAASHRDPAVAERPGEFDPDRATIRHLGFGKGRHFCLGAPLARLEATAVLSAVTVRFPNARIAGEAVYKPNLTLRGLASLPVTV